The Rhododendron vialii isolate Sample 1 chromosome 8a, ASM3025357v1 genome has a window encoding:
- the LOC131336114 gene encoding sister chromatid cohesion 1 protein 2 isoform X2, whose product MFYSQCLLSKKGTLGTIWVAAHCLKRVKKDQVAQTNISSSVEKILADEVPVVSYRVLGYLLLGVVRIYSMKVEYLFHDCRHVLVKIKDFAGKKKANIHIEAICAPSLSITRPERLELDTFDLQILEDGSGNTVRPDEDIVLADVRRNEGSEDCFLDKFLCEDAEHFETCLTAYTPVEDVLSPYSMGNDVVGSQSHYLTNSEASIEKLRGDNFSLPDRLDPMSLCEFDEEPDLDRQRGEEHGTEIEETEMCNAKNVSIDEEKSPDTLKSFAEEQNMDAEHLRPAEEILPETGKCPSIMKDRPISITIDVTPQSKCPNASGATTPEFMVVKTPAAREAARVSRKRKCLFDDIIVLPNKLVKESIDDSSDLVSKRKKAPYTPLLVWKTHKIANLPHTFLEPLFHCEFSLELRSLSTKKELKSPEAIEPVEAPEKIGEIGSPAVHRTPDDTVIAPSTPVTCSASLRLHDVRDSTILDTVGLASSFENTEEIFSRKADAEFDTSLVTNSGQGDNQETNEWSIETRLLVNRTLARYLCRTFLKTKKRGGDAVVNLSQVLKRKTKSENARVFYEILALKTGGYVDVKQQAPYEDILILETPKLKESCES is encoded by the exons atGTTCTACTCCCAGTGCTTGCTATCTAAAAAGGGAACTTTAGGCACCATATGGGTCGCTGCCCATTGTCTCAAAAGGGTCAAGAAAGACCAAGTTGCTCAGACCAACATCTCTTCTTCTGTCG AAAAGATATTGGCAGACGAAGTTCCCGTTGTCTCATATAGAGTACTAGGATACCTACTCTTGGGTGTTGTGAGGATATACTCAATGAAAGTCGAGTATCTATTCCATGATTGCCGTCATGTACTCGTAAAAATCAAGGATTTTGCGGGTAAGAAAAAAGCAAACATACACATTGAGGCCATTTGTGCACCATCTCTATCTATCACCCGACCAGAAAGGTTAGAACTTGATACTTTTGATCTGCAGATCCTGGAAGATGGAAGCGG AAATACCGTGAGACCTGATGAAGATATCGTGCTTGCTG ATGTGCGGAGAAATGAGGGCAGTGAAGATTGTTTTTTGGACAAG TTTCTTTGTGAGGATGCCGAACATTTTGAAACTTGCTTGACAGCTTACACTCCTGTTGAAGA TGTTCTTTCACCTTACAGCATGGGAAATGATGTGGTTGGAAGCCAATCACATTATTTAACCAACTCAGAAGCAAGCATAGAGAAGCTTCGAGGCGATAATTTCTCACTGCCAGACCGTCTGGATCCTATGTCACTTTGTGAGTTTGATGAAGAACCAGACCTGGATAGACAGCGTGGTGAGGAGCATGGCACTGAAATAGAGGAGACAGAGATGTGCAATGCCAAAAATGTTAGTATTGATGAGGAGAAATCTCCGGATACTTTGAAATCATTTGCTGAAGAGCAAAATATGGATGCAGAGCATCTAAGGCCCGCGGAAGAGATATTACCCGAAACCGGAAAGTGTCCAAGTATTATGAAAGACCGCCCAATATCTATTACCATTGATGTAACTCCCCAATCCAAGTGCCCCAACGCTTCAG GTGCTACTACACCAGAGTTTATGGTGGTTAAAACTCCAGCTGCCAGGGAGGCTGCTCGGGTctcaagaaagagaaaatgtttGTTCGATGACATCATTGTGTTGCCTAACAA GTTAGTTAAAGAAAGCATTGACGACTCAAGTGACTTGGTTTCTAAACGGAAGAAAGCTCCTTATACACCCCTCCTCGTCTGGAAAACACATAAAATCGCCAATCTGCCTCACACTTTCTTGGAgcctttgtttcattgtgaGTTTTCATTAGAGCTCAGATCTCTCTCAACCAAGAAGGAATTGAAGAGCCCAGAGGCCATCGAACCTGTGGAAGCTCCTGAAAAAATAGGGGAAATAGGATCCCCAGCTGTTCATAGAACTCCAGATGATACGGTTATTGCTCCTTCAACACCTGTTACTTGCTCGGCTTCTTTGAGGTTGCATGACGTACGGGATAGTACCATCTTAGACACAGTGGGTCTGGCAAGCTCATTTGAAAACACAGAGGAAATATTTTCTCGAAAAGCGGATGCAGAATTTGATACCAGCCTG GTGACAAATTCAGGTCAAGGAGATAACCAGGAAACAA ATGAATGGTCAATCGAAACTAG GCTTTTGGTGAACAGAACACTGGCAAGGTACCTGTGCAGAACCTTTCTGAAGACGAAGAAACGAGGAGGAGACGCGGTAGTGAACTTATCGCAGGTCCTTAAACGCAAAACCAAGAGTGAAAATGCAAGGGTGTTTTATGAGATCCTG GCACTGAAAACCGGAGGGTATGTTGATGTGAAGCAACAAGCACCCTATGAAGACATACTAATACTGGAAACTCCCAAGTTGAAAGAGTCTTGTGAAAGCTGA
- the LOC131336114 gene encoding sister chromatid cohesion 1 protein 2 isoform X5, producing MFYSQCLLSKKGTLGTIWVAAHCLKRVKKDQVAQTNISSSVEKILADEVPVVSYRVLGYLLLGVVRIYSMKVEYLFHDCRHVLVKIKDFAGKKKANIHIEAICAPSLSITRPERLELDTFDLQILEDGSGNTVRPDEDIVLADVRRNEGSEDCFLDKFLCEDAEHFETCLTAYTPVEDVLSPYSMGNDVVGSQSHYLTNSEASIEKLRGDNFSLPDRLDPMSLCEFDEEPDLDRQRGEEHGTEIEETEMCNAKNVSIDEEKSPDTLKSFAEEQNMDAEHLRPAEEILPETGKCPSIMKDRPISITIDVTPQSKCPNASGATTPEFMVVKTPAAREAARVSRKRKCLFDDIIVLPNKLVKESIDDSSDLVSKRKKAPYTPLLVWKTHKIANLPHTFLEPLFHCEFSLELRSLSTKKELKSPEAIEPVEAPEKIGEIGSPAVHRTPDDTVIAPSTPVTCSASLRLHDVRDSTILDTVGLASSFENTEEIFSRKADAEFDTSLVTNSGQGDNQETNEWSIETRTLARYLCRTFLKTKKRGGDAVVNLSQVLKRKTKSENARVFYEILALKTGGYVDVKQQAPYEDILILETPKLKESCES from the exons atGTTCTACTCCCAGTGCTTGCTATCTAAAAAGGGAACTTTAGGCACCATATGGGTCGCTGCCCATTGTCTCAAAAGGGTCAAGAAAGACCAAGTTGCTCAGACCAACATCTCTTCTTCTGTCG AAAAGATATTGGCAGACGAAGTTCCCGTTGTCTCATATAGAGTACTAGGATACCTACTCTTGGGTGTTGTGAGGATATACTCAATGAAAGTCGAGTATCTATTCCATGATTGCCGTCATGTACTCGTAAAAATCAAGGATTTTGCGGGTAAGAAAAAAGCAAACATACACATTGAGGCCATTTGTGCACCATCTCTATCTATCACCCGACCAGAAAGGTTAGAACTTGATACTTTTGATCTGCAGATCCTGGAAGATGGAAGCGG AAATACCGTGAGACCTGATGAAGATATCGTGCTTGCTG ATGTGCGGAGAAATGAGGGCAGTGAAGATTGTTTTTTGGACAAG TTTCTTTGTGAGGATGCCGAACATTTTGAAACTTGCTTGACAGCTTACACTCCTGTTGAAGA TGTTCTTTCACCTTACAGCATGGGAAATGATGTGGTTGGAAGCCAATCACATTATTTAACCAACTCAGAAGCAAGCATAGAGAAGCTTCGAGGCGATAATTTCTCACTGCCAGACCGTCTGGATCCTATGTCACTTTGTGAGTTTGATGAAGAACCAGACCTGGATAGACAGCGTGGTGAGGAGCATGGCACTGAAATAGAGGAGACAGAGATGTGCAATGCCAAAAATGTTAGTATTGATGAGGAGAAATCTCCGGATACTTTGAAATCATTTGCTGAAGAGCAAAATATGGATGCAGAGCATCTAAGGCCCGCGGAAGAGATATTACCCGAAACCGGAAAGTGTCCAAGTATTATGAAAGACCGCCCAATATCTATTACCATTGATGTAACTCCCCAATCCAAGTGCCCCAACGCTTCAG GTGCTACTACACCAGAGTTTATGGTGGTTAAAACTCCAGCTGCCAGGGAGGCTGCTCGGGTctcaagaaagagaaaatgtttGTTCGATGACATCATTGTGTTGCCTAACAA GTTAGTTAAAGAAAGCATTGACGACTCAAGTGACTTGGTTTCTAAACGGAAGAAAGCTCCTTATACACCCCTCCTCGTCTGGAAAACACATAAAATCGCCAATCTGCCTCACACTTTCTTGGAgcctttgtttcattgtgaGTTTTCATTAGAGCTCAGATCTCTCTCAACCAAGAAGGAATTGAAGAGCCCAGAGGCCATCGAACCTGTGGAAGCTCCTGAAAAAATAGGGGAAATAGGATCCCCAGCTGTTCATAGAACTCCAGATGATACGGTTATTGCTCCTTCAACACCTGTTACTTGCTCGGCTTCTTTGAGGTTGCATGACGTACGGGATAGTACCATCTTAGACACAGTGGGTCTGGCAAGCTCATTTGAAAACACAGAGGAAATATTTTCTCGAAAAGCGGATGCAGAATTTGATACCAGCCTG GTGACAAATTCAGGTCAAGGAGATAACCAGGAAACAA ATGAATGGTCAATCGAAACTAG AACACTGGCAAGGTACCTGTGCAGAACCTTTCTGAAGACGAAGAAACGAGGAGGAGACGCGGTAGTGAACTTATCGCAGGTCCTTAAACGCAAAACCAAGAGTGAAAATGCAAGGGTGTTTTATGAGATCCTG GCACTGAAAACCGGAGGGTATGTTGATGTGAAGCAACAAGCACCCTATGAAGACATACTAATACTGGAAACTCCCAAGTTGAAAGAGTCTTGTGAAAGCTGA
- the LOC131336114 gene encoding sister chromatid cohesion 1 protein 2 isoform X3 — MFYSQCLLSKKGTLGTIWVAAHCLKRVKKDQVAQTNISSSVEKILADEVPVVSYRVLGYLLLGVVRIYSMKVEYLFHDCRHVLVKIKDFAGKKKANIHIEAICAPSLSITRPERLELDTFDLQILEDGSGNTVRPDEDIVLADVRRNEGSEDCFLDKFLCEDAEHFETCLTAYTPVEDVLSPYSMGNDVVGSQSHYLTNSEASIEKLRGDNFSLPDRLDPMSLCEFDEEPDLDRQRGEEHGTEIEETEMCNAKNVSIDEEKSPDTLKSFAEEQNMDAEHLRPAEEILPETGKCPSIMKDRPISITIDVTPQSKCPNASGATTPEFMVVKTPAAREAARVSRKRKCLFDDIIVLPNKLVKESIDDSSDLVSKRKKAPYTPLLVWKTHKIANLPHTFLEPLFHCEFSLELRSLSTKKELKSPEAIEPVEAPEKIGEIGSPAVHRTPDDTVIAPSTPVTCSASLRLHDVRDSTILDTVGLASSFENTEEIFSRKADAEFDTSLVNEVTNSGQGDNQETNEWSIETRTLARYLCRTFLKTKKRGGDAVVNLSQVLKRKTKSENARVFYEILALKTGGYVDVKQQAPYEDILILETPKLKESCES, encoded by the exons atGTTCTACTCCCAGTGCTTGCTATCTAAAAAGGGAACTTTAGGCACCATATGGGTCGCTGCCCATTGTCTCAAAAGGGTCAAGAAAGACCAAGTTGCTCAGACCAACATCTCTTCTTCTGTCG AAAAGATATTGGCAGACGAAGTTCCCGTTGTCTCATATAGAGTACTAGGATACCTACTCTTGGGTGTTGTGAGGATATACTCAATGAAAGTCGAGTATCTATTCCATGATTGCCGTCATGTACTCGTAAAAATCAAGGATTTTGCGGGTAAGAAAAAAGCAAACATACACATTGAGGCCATTTGTGCACCATCTCTATCTATCACCCGACCAGAAAGGTTAGAACTTGATACTTTTGATCTGCAGATCCTGGAAGATGGAAGCGG AAATACCGTGAGACCTGATGAAGATATCGTGCTTGCTG ATGTGCGGAGAAATGAGGGCAGTGAAGATTGTTTTTTGGACAAG TTTCTTTGTGAGGATGCCGAACATTTTGAAACTTGCTTGACAGCTTACACTCCTGTTGAAGA TGTTCTTTCACCTTACAGCATGGGAAATGATGTGGTTGGAAGCCAATCACATTATTTAACCAACTCAGAAGCAAGCATAGAGAAGCTTCGAGGCGATAATTTCTCACTGCCAGACCGTCTGGATCCTATGTCACTTTGTGAGTTTGATGAAGAACCAGACCTGGATAGACAGCGTGGTGAGGAGCATGGCACTGAAATAGAGGAGACAGAGATGTGCAATGCCAAAAATGTTAGTATTGATGAGGAGAAATCTCCGGATACTTTGAAATCATTTGCTGAAGAGCAAAATATGGATGCAGAGCATCTAAGGCCCGCGGAAGAGATATTACCCGAAACCGGAAAGTGTCCAAGTATTATGAAAGACCGCCCAATATCTATTACCATTGATGTAACTCCCCAATCCAAGTGCCCCAACGCTTCAG GTGCTACTACACCAGAGTTTATGGTGGTTAAAACTCCAGCTGCCAGGGAGGCTGCTCGGGTctcaagaaagagaaaatgtttGTTCGATGACATCATTGTGTTGCCTAACAA GTTAGTTAAAGAAAGCATTGACGACTCAAGTGACTTGGTTTCTAAACGGAAGAAAGCTCCTTATACACCCCTCCTCGTCTGGAAAACACATAAAATCGCCAATCTGCCTCACACTTTCTTGGAgcctttgtttcattgtgaGTTTTCATTAGAGCTCAGATCTCTCTCAACCAAGAAGGAATTGAAGAGCCCAGAGGCCATCGAACCTGTGGAAGCTCCTGAAAAAATAGGGGAAATAGGATCCCCAGCTGTTCATAGAACTCCAGATGATACGGTTATTGCTCCTTCAACACCTGTTACTTGCTCGGCTTCTTTGAGGTTGCATGACGTACGGGATAGTACCATCTTAGACACAGTGGGTCTGGCAAGCTCATTTGAAAACACAGAGGAAATATTTTCTCGAAAAGCGGATGCAGAATTTGATACCAGCCTGGTAAATGAG GTGACAAATTCAGGTCAAGGAGATAACCAGGAAACAA ATGAATGGTCAATCGAAACTAG AACACTGGCAAGGTACCTGTGCAGAACCTTTCTGAAGACGAAGAAACGAGGAGGAGACGCGGTAGTGAACTTATCGCAGGTCCTTAAACGCAAAACCAAGAGTGAAAATGCAAGGGTGTTTTATGAGATCCTG GCACTGAAAACCGGAGGGTATGTTGATGTGAAGCAACAAGCACCCTATGAAGACATACTAATACTGGAAACTCCCAAGTTGAAAGAGTCTTGTGAAAGCTGA
- the LOC131336114 gene encoding sister chromatid cohesion 1 protein 2 isoform X6, with product MFYSQCLLSKKGTLGTIWVAAHCLKRVKKDQVAQTNISSSVEKILADEVPVVSYRVLGYLLLGVVRIYSMKVEYLFHDCRHVLVKIKDFAGKKKANIHIEAICAPSLSITRPERLELDTFDLQILEDGSGNTVRPDEDIVLADVRRNEGSEDCFLDKFLCEDAEHFETCLTAYTPVEDMGNDVVGSQSHYLTNSEASIEKLRGDNFSLPDRLDPMSLCEFDEEPDLDRQRGEEHGTEIEETEMCNAKNVSIDEEKSPDTLKSFAEEQNMDAEHLRPAEEILPETGKCPSIMKDRPISITIDVTPQSKCPNASGATTPEFMVVKTPAAREAARVSRKRKCLFDDIIVLPNKLVKESIDDSSDLVSKRKKAPYTPLLVWKTHKIANLPHTFLEPLFHCEFSLELRSLSTKKELKSPEAIEPVEAPEKIGEIGSPAVHRTPDDTVIAPSTPVTCSASLRLHDVRDSTILDTVGLASSFENTEEIFSRKADAEFDTSLVNEVTNSGQGDNQETNEWSIETRTLARYLCRTFLKTKKRGGDAVVNLSQVLKRKTKSENARVFYEILALKTGGYVDVKQQAPYEDILILETPKLKESCES from the exons atGTTCTACTCCCAGTGCTTGCTATCTAAAAAGGGAACTTTAGGCACCATATGGGTCGCTGCCCATTGTCTCAAAAGGGTCAAGAAAGACCAAGTTGCTCAGACCAACATCTCTTCTTCTGTCG AAAAGATATTGGCAGACGAAGTTCCCGTTGTCTCATATAGAGTACTAGGATACCTACTCTTGGGTGTTGTGAGGATATACTCAATGAAAGTCGAGTATCTATTCCATGATTGCCGTCATGTACTCGTAAAAATCAAGGATTTTGCGGGTAAGAAAAAAGCAAACATACACATTGAGGCCATTTGTGCACCATCTCTATCTATCACCCGACCAGAAAGGTTAGAACTTGATACTTTTGATCTGCAGATCCTGGAAGATGGAAGCGG AAATACCGTGAGACCTGATGAAGATATCGTGCTTGCTG ATGTGCGGAGAAATGAGGGCAGTGAAGATTGTTTTTTGGACAAG TTTCTTTGTGAGGATGCCGAACATTTTGAAACTTGCTTGACAGCTTACACTCCTGTTGAAGA CATGGGAAATGATGTGGTTGGAAGCCAATCACATTATTTAACCAACTCAGAAGCAAGCATAGAGAAGCTTCGAGGCGATAATTTCTCACTGCCAGACCGTCTGGATCCTATGTCACTTTGTGAGTTTGATGAAGAACCAGACCTGGATAGACAGCGTGGTGAGGAGCATGGCACTGAAATAGAGGAGACAGAGATGTGCAATGCCAAAAATGTTAGTATTGATGAGGAGAAATCTCCGGATACTTTGAAATCATTTGCTGAAGAGCAAAATATGGATGCAGAGCATCTAAGGCCCGCGGAAGAGATATTACCCGAAACCGGAAAGTGTCCAAGTATTATGAAAGACCGCCCAATATCTATTACCATTGATGTAACTCCCCAATCCAAGTGCCCCAACGCTTCAG GTGCTACTACACCAGAGTTTATGGTGGTTAAAACTCCAGCTGCCAGGGAGGCTGCTCGGGTctcaagaaagagaaaatgtttGTTCGATGACATCATTGTGTTGCCTAACAA GTTAGTTAAAGAAAGCATTGACGACTCAAGTGACTTGGTTTCTAAACGGAAGAAAGCTCCTTATACACCCCTCCTCGTCTGGAAAACACATAAAATCGCCAATCTGCCTCACACTTTCTTGGAgcctttgtttcattgtgaGTTTTCATTAGAGCTCAGATCTCTCTCAACCAAGAAGGAATTGAAGAGCCCAGAGGCCATCGAACCTGTGGAAGCTCCTGAAAAAATAGGGGAAATAGGATCCCCAGCTGTTCATAGAACTCCAGATGATACGGTTATTGCTCCTTCAACACCTGTTACTTGCTCGGCTTCTTTGAGGTTGCATGACGTACGGGATAGTACCATCTTAGACACAGTGGGTCTGGCAAGCTCATTTGAAAACACAGAGGAAATATTTTCTCGAAAAGCGGATGCAGAATTTGATACCAGCCTGGTAAATGAG GTGACAAATTCAGGTCAAGGAGATAACCAGGAAACAA ATGAATGGTCAATCGAAACTAG AACACTGGCAAGGTACCTGTGCAGAACCTTTCTGAAGACGAAGAAACGAGGAGGAGACGCGGTAGTGAACTTATCGCAGGTCCTTAAACGCAAAACCAAGAGTGAAAATGCAAGGGTGTTTTATGAGATCCTG GCACTGAAAACCGGAGGGTATGTTGATGTGAAGCAACAAGCACCCTATGAAGACATACTAATACTGGAAACTCCCAAGTTGAAAGAGTCTTGTGAAAGCTGA
- the LOC131336114 gene encoding sister chromatid cohesion 1 protein 2 isoform X1 has translation MFYSQCLLSKKGTLGTIWVAAHCLKRVKKDQVAQTNISSSVEKILADEVPVVSYRVLGYLLLGVVRIYSMKVEYLFHDCRHVLVKIKDFAGKKKANIHIEAICAPSLSITRPERLELDTFDLQILEDGSGNTVRPDEDIVLADVRRNEGSEDCFLDKFLCEDAEHFETCLTAYTPVEDVLSPYSMGNDVVGSQSHYLTNSEASIEKLRGDNFSLPDRLDPMSLCEFDEEPDLDRQRGEEHGTEIEETEMCNAKNVSIDEEKSPDTLKSFAEEQNMDAEHLRPAEEILPETGKCPSIMKDRPISITIDVTPQSKCPNASGATTPEFMVVKTPAAREAARVSRKRKCLFDDIIVLPNKLVKESIDDSSDLVSKRKKAPYTPLLVWKTHKIANLPHTFLEPLFHCEFSLELRSLSTKKELKSPEAIEPVEAPEKIGEIGSPAVHRTPDDTVIAPSTPVTCSASLRLHDVRDSTILDTVGLASSFENTEEIFSRKADAEFDTSLVNEVTNSGQGDNQETNEWSIETRLLVNRTLARYLCRTFLKTKKRGGDAVVNLSQVLKRKTKSENARVFYEILALKTGGYVDVKQQAPYEDILILETPKLKESCES, from the exons atGTTCTACTCCCAGTGCTTGCTATCTAAAAAGGGAACTTTAGGCACCATATGGGTCGCTGCCCATTGTCTCAAAAGGGTCAAGAAAGACCAAGTTGCTCAGACCAACATCTCTTCTTCTGTCG AAAAGATATTGGCAGACGAAGTTCCCGTTGTCTCATATAGAGTACTAGGATACCTACTCTTGGGTGTTGTGAGGATATACTCAATGAAAGTCGAGTATCTATTCCATGATTGCCGTCATGTACTCGTAAAAATCAAGGATTTTGCGGGTAAGAAAAAAGCAAACATACACATTGAGGCCATTTGTGCACCATCTCTATCTATCACCCGACCAGAAAGGTTAGAACTTGATACTTTTGATCTGCAGATCCTGGAAGATGGAAGCGG AAATACCGTGAGACCTGATGAAGATATCGTGCTTGCTG ATGTGCGGAGAAATGAGGGCAGTGAAGATTGTTTTTTGGACAAG TTTCTTTGTGAGGATGCCGAACATTTTGAAACTTGCTTGACAGCTTACACTCCTGTTGAAGA TGTTCTTTCACCTTACAGCATGGGAAATGATGTGGTTGGAAGCCAATCACATTATTTAACCAACTCAGAAGCAAGCATAGAGAAGCTTCGAGGCGATAATTTCTCACTGCCAGACCGTCTGGATCCTATGTCACTTTGTGAGTTTGATGAAGAACCAGACCTGGATAGACAGCGTGGTGAGGAGCATGGCACTGAAATAGAGGAGACAGAGATGTGCAATGCCAAAAATGTTAGTATTGATGAGGAGAAATCTCCGGATACTTTGAAATCATTTGCTGAAGAGCAAAATATGGATGCAGAGCATCTAAGGCCCGCGGAAGAGATATTACCCGAAACCGGAAAGTGTCCAAGTATTATGAAAGACCGCCCAATATCTATTACCATTGATGTAACTCCCCAATCCAAGTGCCCCAACGCTTCAG GTGCTACTACACCAGAGTTTATGGTGGTTAAAACTCCAGCTGCCAGGGAGGCTGCTCGGGTctcaagaaagagaaaatgtttGTTCGATGACATCATTGTGTTGCCTAACAA GTTAGTTAAAGAAAGCATTGACGACTCAAGTGACTTGGTTTCTAAACGGAAGAAAGCTCCTTATACACCCCTCCTCGTCTGGAAAACACATAAAATCGCCAATCTGCCTCACACTTTCTTGGAgcctttgtttcattgtgaGTTTTCATTAGAGCTCAGATCTCTCTCAACCAAGAAGGAATTGAAGAGCCCAGAGGCCATCGAACCTGTGGAAGCTCCTGAAAAAATAGGGGAAATAGGATCCCCAGCTGTTCATAGAACTCCAGATGATACGGTTATTGCTCCTTCAACACCTGTTACTTGCTCGGCTTCTTTGAGGTTGCATGACGTACGGGATAGTACCATCTTAGACACAGTGGGTCTGGCAAGCTCATTTGAAAACACAGAGGAAATATTTTCTCGAAAAGCGGATGCAGAATTTGATACCAGCCTGGTAAATGAG GTGACAAATTCAGGTCAAGGAGATAACCAGGAAACAA ATGAATGGTCAATCGAAACTAG GCTTTTGGTGAACAGAACACTGGCAAGGTACCTGTGCAGAACCTTTCTGAAGACGAAGAAACGAGGAGGAGACGCGGTAGTGAACTTATCGCAGGTCCTTAAACGCAAAACCAAGAGTGAAAATGCAAGGGTGTTTTATGAGATCCTG GCACTGAAAACCGGAGGGTATGTTGATGTGAAGCAACAAGCACCCTATGAAGACATACTAATACTGGAAACTCCCAAGTTGAAAGAGTCTTGTGAAAGCTGA
- the LOC131336114 gene encoding sister chromatid cohesion 1 protein 2 isoform X4 encodes MFYSQCLLSKKGTLGTIWVAAHCLKRVKKDQVAQTNISSSVEKILADEVPVVSYRVLGYLLLGVVRIYSMKVEYLFHDCRHVLVKIKDFAGKKKANIHIEAICAPSLSITRPERLELDTFDLQILEDGSGNTVRPDEDIVLADVRRNEGSEDCFLDKFLCEDAEHFETCLTAYTPVEDMGNDVVGSQSHYLTNSEASIEKLRGDNFSLPDRLDPMSLCEFDEEPDLDRQRGEEHGTEIEETEMCNAKNVSIDEEKSPDTLKSFAEEQNMDAEHLRPAEEILPETGKCPSIMKDRPISITIDVTPQSKCPNASGATTPEFMVVKTPAAREAARVSRKRKCLFDDIIVLPNKLVKESIDDSSDLVSKRKKAPYTPLLVWKTHKIANLPHTFLEPLFHCEFSLELRSLSTKKELKSPEAIEPVEAPEKIGEIGSPAVHRTPDDTVIAPSTPVTCSASLRLHDVRDSTILDTVGLASSFENTEEIFSRKADAEFDTSLVNEVTNSGQGDNQETNEWSIETRLLVNRTLARYLCRTFLKTKKRGGDAVVNLSQVLKRKTKSENARVFYEILALKTGGYVDVKQQAPYEDILILETPKLKESCES; translated from the exons atGTTCTACTCCCAGTGCTTGCTATCTAAAAAGGGAACTTTAGGCACCATATGGGTCGCTGCCCATTGTCTCAAAAGGGTCAAGAAAGACCAAGTTGCTCAGACCAACATCTCTTCTTCTGTCG AAAAGATATTGGCAGACGAAGTTCCCGTTGTCTCATATAGAGTACTAGGATACCTACTCTTGGGTGTTGTGAGGATATACTCAATGAAAGTCGAGTATCTATTCCATGATTGCCGTCATGTACTCGTAAAAATCAAGGATTTTGCGGGTAAGAAAAAAGCAAACATACACATTGAGGCCATTTGTGCACCATCTCTATCTATCACCCGACCAGAAAGGTTAGAACTTGATACTTTTGATCTGCAGATCCTGGAAGATGGAAGCGG AAATACCGTGAGACCTGATGAAGATATCGTGCTTGCTG ATGTGCGGAGAAATGAGGGCAGTGAAGATTGTTTTTTGGACAAG TTTCTTTGTGAGGATGCCGAACATTTTGAAACTTGCTTGACAGCTTACACTCCTGTTGAAGA CATGGGAAATGATGTGGTTGGAAGCCAATCACATTATTTAACCAACTCAGAAGCAAGCATAGAGAAGCTTCGAGGCGATAATTTCTCACTGCCAGACCGTCTGGATCCTATGTCACTTTGTGAGTTTGATGAAGAACCAGACCTGGATAGACAGCGTGGTGAGGAGCATGGCACTGAAATAGAGGAGACAGAGATGTGCAATGCCAAAAATGTTAGTATTGATGAGGAGAAATCTCCGGATACTTTGAAATCATTTGCTGAAGAGCAAAATATGGATGCAGAGCATCTAAGGCCCGCGGAAGAGATATTACCCGAAACCGGAAAGTGTCCAAGTATTATGAAAGACCGCCCAATATCTATTACCATTGATGTAACTCCCCAATCCAAGTGCCCCAACGCTTCAG GTGCTACTACACCAGAGTTTATGGTGGTTAAAACTCCAGCTGCCAGGGAGGCTGCTCGGGTctcaagaaagagaaaatgtttGTTCGATGACATCATTGTGTTGCCTAACAA GTTAGTTAAAGAAAGCATTGACGACTCAAGTGACTTGGTTTCTAAACGGAAGAAAGCTCCTTATACACCCCTCCTCGTCTGGAAAACACATAAAATCGCCAATCTGCCTCACACTTTCTTGGAgcctttgtttcattgtgaGTTTTCATTAGAGCTCAGATCTCTCTCAACCAAGAAGGAATTGAAGAGCCCAGAGGCCATCGAACCTGTGGAAGCTCCTGAAAAAATAGGGGAAATAGGATCCCCAGCTGTTCATAGAACTCCAGATGATACGGTTATTGCTCCTTCAACACCTGTTACTTGCTCGGCTTCTTTGAGGTTGCATGACGTACGGGATAGTACCATCTTAGACACAGTGGGTCTGGCAAGCTCATTTGAAAACACAGAGGAAATATTTTCTCGAAAAGCGGATGCAGAATTTGATACCAGCCTGGTAAATGAG GTGACAAATTCAGGTCAAGGAGATAACCAGGAAACAA ATGAATGGTCAATCGAAACTAG GCTTTTGGTGAACAGAACACTGGCAAGGTACCTGTGCAGAACCTTTCTGAAGACGAAGAAACGAGGAGGAGACGCGGTAGTGAACTTATCGCAGGTCCTTAAACGCAAAACCAAGAGTGAAAATGCAAGGGTGTTTTATGAGATCCTG GCACTGAAAACCGGAGGGTATGTTGATGTGAAGCAACAAGCACCCTATGAAGACATACTAATACTGGAAACTCCCAAGTTGAAAGAGTCTTGTGAAAGCTGA